The genomic interval ACTCATTTATGTGCGCCTACTTTTGTTTTTCTGGCTGGAACTTCGGTTTATCTTTCGCTTCAAAATAAAAATAATTTAGCCGAAACGAGAAAGTTTTTATTCAAAAGAGGGCTTTGGTTGCTTATTCTAGAATTCACCATTGTCAATTTTGGATTGTTCTTCGATATTGGCTTTCATTCCGTTTTGTTTGAAGTGATTGCGGCAATTGGTTTTGGGTTTATCGTTTTAAGTTTACTGCTTAAAATCCGTTCTCAGATTTTAGGATTTATTGGACTTTTCATACTCTTTTTTCATAACATTTTACCAATTATCCCATTTGAAGAAAATTCAGTTCTAAAAAACATTTTGGCGCCGTTTTTCAGTCCAATCGTAATTCCATTTTCTGGAAGAGCTTTCATAATGGGTTATCCACCGATTCCGTGGCTTGGCATAATGCTAGTTGGTTTTGCAACTGGAAAATTCTTTGCATTGGCAGAAGAAAAAAGAAAAAAACTATTTACAAAAATTGGTTTAAGTGCTTTAATATTATTTATCATAATTCGTTTTGTAAATATTTATGGAGATCCTGTTTTGTGGACAACACAAAAAGATGCCGTTTTTACTTTTTTGTCTTTTATAAATGTAACTA from Flavobacterium sp. YJ01 carries:
- a CDS encoding heparan-alpha-glucosaminide N-acetyltransferase domain-containing protein; the encoded protein is MKRQPSIDIVRGIVMIIMALDHVRDLMHVDSITQSPTDLSTTSPLLFFTRFITHLCAPTFVFLAGTSVYLSLQNKNNLAETRKFLFKRGLWLLILEFTIVNFGLFFDIGFHSVLFEVIAAIGFGFIVLSLLLKIRSQILGFIGLFILFFHNILPIIPFEENSVLKNILAPFFSPIVIPFSGRAFIMGYPPIPWLGIMLVGFATGKFFALAEEKRKKLFTKIGLSALILFIIIRFVNIYGDPVLWTTQKDAVFTFLSFINVTKYPPSLLFCLVTLGIMFLLLAFAERFSNRIQKVALVYGKVPLFYFVVHFYVIHILTLIMLFLQGFSFSQFEFATGTFGRPKGIESGLSIWIIYIIWIFVVALLYKPCQWFGKYKAENQHWWLKYV